From Phragmites australis chromosome 5, lpPhrAust1.1, whole genome shotgun sequence, a single genomic window includes:
- the LOC133920078 gene encoding nicotinamide/nicotinic acid mononucleotide adenylyltransferase-like isoform X2: protein MCERFGPEADKATSSILLARRAPPALLSPAMEEVGVEVPLPKEKLSVGLSRDGGNRGGVVLVATGSFNPPTYMHLQMAKDELQQRGYGVLGGYMSPVNDAYRKRDLLPAAHRIRFCELACERSSFVMVDPWEAMQKGYQRTLTVLSRIQNSLCKDGFGDKGSLMVMLLCGSDLLESFSTPGVWIPDQVRAICKDFGVICIRREGKDVGKLIANSEILQECRENIISVDEIVPNQISTSRVRDCIRRSLSIKYLTCDEVIEYIREHKLFMEAEGSDTRL from the exons ATGTGCGAGCGTTTCGGTCCAGAGGCCGACAAGGCGACGAGCTCGATTCTCCTCGCACGGCGAGCGCCGCCTGCTCTGCTCTCGCCGGCGATGGAAGAGGTAGGAGTGGAGGTGCCTCTCCCGAAGGAGAAGCTCTCCGTTGGACTGAgcag GGACGGAGGAAACCGAGGTGGTGTCGTGCTCGTGGCCACCGGGAGCTTCAATCCTCCCACCTACATGCACCTGC AGATGGCAAAAGATGAGCTGCAGCAGCGAGGGTATGGTGTGTTGGGTGGCTACATGTCTCCGGTGAATGATGCGTATAGGAAGAGG GACCTCTTACCGGCTGCTCACCGAATTCGCTTTTGTGAACTTGCGTGTGAAAGATCGTCTTTTGTGATGGTTGATCCATGGGAG GCAATGCAGAAAGGTTATCAACGCACTTTGACTGTTCTTTCGAGGATTCAAAACTCTCTGTGCAAGGATGGTTTTGGTGACAAAG GTAGCCTCATGGTAATGCTTTTATGTGGTTCTGACCTGCTTGAATCATTCAGCACTCCAGGAGTTTGGATTCCAGATCAG GTCAGAGCCATATGCAAGGACTTTGGTGTCATTTGTATACGCAGAGAAGGAAAAGATGTTGGAAAATTGATAGCCAACAGTGAAATACTTCAAGAATGCAGG GAAAACATCATTTCGGTTGATGAGATTGTGCCAAATCAGATCAGTACATCCAGAGTAAG AGACTGCATAAGAAGATCTCTATCTATAAAGTATCTTACATGTGATGAAGTCATCGAGTACATTAGAGAACACAAGCTGTTCATGGAAGCTGAAGGCAGTGATACAagattgtga
- the LOC133920078 gene encoding nicotinamide/nicotinic acid mononucleotide adenylyltransferase-like isoform X1 yields the protein MCERFGPEADKATSSILLARRAPPALLSPAMEEVGVEVPLPKEKLSVGLSRDGGNRGGVVLVATGSFNPPTYMHLRMFEMAKDELQQRGYGVLGGYMSPVNDAYRKRDLLPAAHRIRFCELACERSSFVMVDPWEAMQKGYQRTLTVLSRIQNSLCKDGFGDKGSLMVMLLCGSDLLESFSTPGVWIPDQVRAICKDFGVICIRREGKDVGKLIANSEILQECRENIISVDEIVPNQISTSRVRDCIRRSLSIKYLTCDEVIEYIREHKLFMEAEGSDTRL from the exons ATGTGCGAGCGTTTCGGTCCAGAGGCCGACAAGGCGACGAGCTCGATTCTCCTCGCACGGCGAGCGCCGCCTGCTCTGCTCTCGCCGGCGATGGAAGAGGTAGGAGTGGAGGTGCCTCTCCCGAAGGAGAAGCTCTCCGTTGGACTGAgcag GGACGGAGGAAACCGAGGTGGTGTCGTGCTCGTGGCCACCGGGAGCTTCAATCCTCCCACCTACATGCACCTGCGTATGTTTG AGATGGCAAAAGATGAGCTGCAGCAGCGAGGGTATGGTGTGTTGGGTGGCTACATGTCTCCGGTGAATGATGCGTATAGGAAGAGG GACCTCTTACCGGCTGCTCACCGAATTCGCTTTTGTGAACTTGCGTGTGAAAGATCGTCTTTTGTGATGGTTGATCCATGGGAG GCAATGCAGAAAGGTTATCAACGCACTTTGACTGTTCTTTCGAGGATTCAAAACTCTCTGTGCAAGGATGGTTTTGGTGACAAAG GTAGCCTCATGGTAATGCTTTTATGTGGTTCTGACCTGCTTGAATCATTCAGCACTCCAGGAGTTTGGATTCCAGATCAG GTCAGAGCCATATGCAAGGACTTTGGTGTCATTTGTATACGCAGAGAAGGAAAAGATGTTGGAAAATTGATAGCCAACAGTGAAATACTTCAAGAATGCAGG GAAAACATCATTTCGGTTGATGAGATTGTGCCAAATCAGATCAGTACATCCAGAGTAAG AGACTGCATAAGAAGATCTCTATCTATAAAGTATCTTACATGTGATGAAGTCATCGAGTACATTAGAGAACACAAGCTGTTCATGGAAGCTGAAGGCAGTGATACAagattgtga